The following coding sequences lie in one Stigmatopora nigra isolate UIUO_SnigA chromosome 4, RoL_Snig_1.1, whole genome shotgun sequence genomic window:
- the LOC144195358 gene encoding nipped-B-like protein A isoform X5 — protein sequence MNGDMPHVPITTLAGIASLTDLLNQLPLPSPLPATTTKSLLYNGRIAEEVNCLLGCRDENLASQLAHGLNQVSTEHIELKDNLGSDEPEGDAPLLLQTMLARNPGIFREKNVMQQPMVQQYKITQNSMHSPAPSANFQPAAISPNPSSRFVAPQTGSSSRYMGQQNSPVPSPYTPQSPAPGYLQQYPHQQPPSYNQHQQIQQVSVASPMVPGSIRNIHEGKVSGQMANTANHHPDRYGTDDYLNIVHRSGSEDGDAALRNSSFPLRSPQSSCSPAASEGATKRSRPPLILQSPPPYVLSPREGGPDHKQQLQQRKKIPTVKEEKDMYDIVSSPNKDSTKLTLKLSRVKSNESDPPGDGVPGLDHNSDNMEAEMNFQQVPVLQQNLIARHNQGSQQAGGAVGFQGPSSPYDEVELDALAEIERIEREAASEKCSKEVQDKDKPLKKRKQDSFPLEPGAGGPGGPTGAPGSGPTGGGNAGKLTPQEATAAGNGASRPPLMVSIDLQQAGKVDGQLDPCLAAPVPALEAQRWPEEPSSGLAAVEGSDTASRLKPDGRPDVIKNRVDKHDGRRDCRELSKHRHDDKSSDRRAEKPKSSGRGEQGRDRESDKDRRHRCETVDVRMRCDRDRSVFRASSVGEPGRSSHRQDSLKPAAVPSGPKLPQSFPAHLLGGQSGALKNFQIPKIKRDGGVPMESHIWGQPKVKLERLGLVQDFEKRPKPVVLVKKLSVDQIQRIIRHSKTGKNRFSPGKYGKTGMDPAILKELPPELLAEIESTMPLCERVKMNKRKRSTINEKPKYAEVSSDDDANEESVRKRQRREKDRAWDFEERERRASGEHRRSGSKEGRRGSGSRYRDSSEDDSPPPSMSDVARKLKMKEKQKKRKAYEPKLTQEELMDSSTFKRFLTSIDNILDNLEDVDFTTMADDDEIPQELLLGKHQLNELGSESAKIKAMGITGRIPSDKLVKLLNILEKNIMDASKLSTMINHDHDAEDEERLWRDLIMERVTKSADACLTALNIMTSAHMPKAVYIEDVIERVLQYTKFHLQNTLYPQYDPVYKVDPHGGGLLSSKAKRAKCSTHKQRVIIMLYNKVCDVVSNISELLEIQLLTDTTILQVSSMGITPFFVENVSELQLCAIKLVTAVFSRYEKHRQLILEEIFTSLARLPTSKRSLRNFRLNSSDQDGEPMYIQMVTALVLQLIQCVVHLPNDGDSIEDHDKVDQDVLITNSYETAMRTAQNFLSVFLKKCGSKQGEEDYRPLFENFVQDLLSTVNKPEWPAAELLLSLLGRLLVHQFSNKQTEMALRVASLDYLGTVAARLRKDAVTSRMDQRSIDRILQQSQGGDETQQLQKALLDYLEQNADTDASLSFARKFYIAQWFRDATTEAEKSMRNQNPKDDYSSEGPQHAKEMETTGEIMQRAENRKMFLRNIIMTTPAHFATLKMNSDTVDYEDSCLIVRYLASMRPFAQSFDIYLTQILRVLGESAIAVRTKAMKCLSEVVAVDPSILARSDMQRGVHGRLMDNSTSVREAAVELLGKFVLSRPQLTEQYYDMLIERILDTGISVRKRVIKILRDICLEQPTFSKITEMCVRMIRRVNDEEGIKKLVNETFQKLWFTPTPAHDKETMTRKILNITDVVAACRDTGYDWFEQLLSNLLKSEEDAAYKPAKKACVQLVDNLVEHILKYEESLAESKGVNSTRLVACITTLYLFSKIRAQLMVKHAMTMQPYLTTKCNTDNDFMVICNVAKMLELVVPLMEHPSETFLATIEEDLMKLIIKYGMTVVQHCVSCLGAVVNKVTHNYKFVWACFDKFYRALNKLKAQHQEDPNSMTLIGNKPFLLRSLFTVGALGRHFDFDLEEFKGSTKVIIKEKVLELLLYFTKHEDEKVKTKAIIGLGFLVIMHPSQMFMPEVKSLYNGILADSASSINLKIQILKNLQTYLQEEDTRMQEADREWKKLSKQEDLKEMGDISSGMSSSIMQLYLKQVLEAFFHTQSSVRHFALNVIALTLNQGLIHPVQCVPYLIAMGTDPEPSMRNKSDQQLVEIDKKYTGFIHMKAVAGMKMSFNLQQSIEMSRRTIIRGFRQDETHSALCSHLFSMIRTNRQHRRAFLISLLNLFDDSARTEVNMLLFIADNLACFPYQSQEEPLFIMHHIDICLSVSGSNLLQNFTELLLKEPRRKEKKEKKEKKVKEWKSRSDGEDEYEKINSDSPGSVEGRNSEDDDVVRQPKKPRKPIDDSESSEESDLDDLCLDDTDRVMKRLPDNSASLLDFANSVQGILLLLVLKQHLKNQYGFSDGKIQKYSPTESAKVYDKAVNRKINVYFHPRQTLDFISNNMARATLTEDVKRRIVKQYLDFKVLMEHLDPDEEDEEGEASASANIRNKAINALLGSSGPLMGPLMGPSPRNQAGPETDDDYSDGDERTPGSSRKSRRTGDPSDPGRMNETVEVMDVIALCCPKYKDRPQIARVVHKTPSGYAIHWMAGSYSGPWAEAKRRDGRKLVPWVDTIKESDVIFKKIALTSNHKLSNKVVQTLRSLYAAREGGAS from the exons ATGAATGGGGATATGCCTCATGTTCCCATAACTACTCTCGCTGGGATCGCTAGCCTAACAGACT TGTTGAACCAGCTGCCCCTCCCTTCCCCCCTCCCGGCCACCACTACGAAGAGCCTCTTGTACAATGGTAGAATAGCAGAGGAGGTCAACTGTCTTTTGGGCTGCCGGGATGAGAACCTAGCCTCCCAGCTCGCCCATGGCCTGAACCAGGTCTCCACAGAGCACAT AGAGCTGAAGGACAACCTGGGGAGTGATGAGCCTGAGGGAGATGCACCACTGCTGCTGCAGACTATGCTGGCCAGAAACCCTGGCATCTTCAGGGAAAAAA ATGTTATGCAGCAGCCGATGGTACAACAGTACAAAATCACCCAAAATTCCATGCACAGTCCAGCCCCATCGGCAAATTTTCAGCCGGCAGCAATTTCTCCAAATCCATCAAG tcgATTTGTGGCACCCCAGACAGGCTCTAGTAGTCGATACATGGGCCAGCAAAACAGTCCGGTTCCTAGTCCCTACACACCACAAAGCCCCGCCCCTGGTTACCTCCAGCAGTACCCCCACCAACAACCACCCAGCTACAACCAACATCAACAGATCCAACAAG TGTCCGTGGCCAGTCCAATGGTTCCGGGAAGTATACGAAACATTCACGAAGGCAAGGTATCGGGGCAGATGGCCAACACCGCCAACCACCACCCAGATAGATATGGCACAGATGACTACTTGAACATCGTGCACCGGTCGGGCAGTGAG GATGGTGATGCCGCCCTGAGAAATTCATCATTCCCTTTACGGTCGCCGCAGTCCAGCTGCTCTCCAGCAGCAAGTGAAGGAGCAACGAAAC GTTCTCGCCCCCCGCTGATTCTGCAGTCACCACCTCCATATGTGCTGTCGCCGAGGGAAGGGGGGCCAGACCATAAACAGCAACTGCAGCAACGCAAGAAAATTCCCACCGTGAAAGAGGAGAAAGACATGTATGACATTGTCAGCTCCCCAAACAAGGATTCCACCAAACTCACACTTAAGTTGTCCCGGGTTAAGTCAAATGAGTCTGACCCACCAG GCGATGGTGTCCCAGGCCTGGACCACAACTCAGACAATATGGAGGCTGAAATGAACTTTCAGCAAGTGCCTGTTCTCCAGCAGAACCTGATAGCCCGCCACAATCAAGGATCCCAGCAGGCAGGGGGTGCTGTGGGTTTCCAGGGTCCTAGTTCTCCTTATGACGAGGTGGAGCTCGACGCGCTAGCTGAAATCGAACGGATAGAGCGAGAGGCGGCGAGTGAGAAGTGTTCTAAGGAAGTCCAGGATAAAG ACAAGCCACTGAAGAAGAGAAAACAAGACTCTTTTCCTTTGGAGCCCGGCGCTGGAGGTCCCGGTGGTCCTACCGGTGCTCCAGGAAGTGGACCCACGGGTGGGGGCAATGCTGGCAAACTGACCCCGCAAGAGGCCACAGCAGCTGGGAACGGTGCCAGTCGTCCTCCCCTCATGGTGAGCATTGACCTCCAACAGGCAGGAAAAGTTGACGGCCAGCTCGACCCCTGTCTGGCTGCCCCGGTCCCTGCCTTAGAAGCTCAACGCTGGCCCGAAGAACCATCTAGCGGGCTCGCCGCTGTAGAAGGTTCTGACACCGCCTCGCGTTTGAAACCGGACGGACGACCGGATGTCATCAAGAACAGGGTTGATAAACATGACGGCAGAAGAGACTGTCGGGAGTTGTCCAAACACCGACATGATGACAAGTCTTCAGATAGGCGGGCAGAGAAGCCAAAGTCGTCGGGCCGAGGGGAACAAGGACGGGACAGGGAGTCTGACAAAGATAGGAGGCATCGCTGCGAAACCGTCGATGTTCGCATGAGATGTGATCGAGATAGGTCCGTCTTCCGGGCATCCTCTGTCGGAGAGCCTGGTCGTAGCAGCCATAGGCAAGACAGTTTGAAACCTGCTGCCGTTCCCTCCGGTCCTAAACTTCCACAATCTTTCCCCGCTCACCTCCTGGGAGGACAAAGTGGCGCACTGAAGAACTTCCAGATCCCTAAG ATCAAACGTGATGGTGGCGTTCCAATGGAGAGTCACATTTGGGGGCAGCCCAAGGTGAAACTAGAGCGACTTGGTCTGGTGCAGGACTTTGAGAAGAGGCCCAAGCCTGTAGTACTTGTGAAAAAACTCTCTGTGGACCAGATCCAAAGAATAATTCGTCACAGCAAGACAGGAAAGAACCGTTTCTCCCCAGGAAAATATGGCAAAA ctgGCATGGACCCGGCCATCTTAAAGGAACTGCCCCCAGAGCTGCTTGCAGAGATCGAGTCAACTATGCCCCTCTGCGAACGAGTCAAAATGAACAAGCGAAAACGAAGTACGATCAACGAGAAGCCCAAATACGCCGAGGTCAGCTCGGACGACGATGCAAACGAAGAAT CTGTACGAAAGCGTCAGCGTCGAGAAAAAGACCGGGCGTGGGACTTTGAGGAAAGAGAGCGACGCGCCTCAGGGGAACATCGGAGAAGTGGGTCCAAAGAAGGCCGCAGAGGCTCGGGGAGCCGTTACCGAGACTCCTCCGAAGATGACTCGCCGCCTCCCAGCATGAGCGATG TTGCCAGGAAATTAAAGATGAAGGAGAAACAGAAGAAGCGGAAAGCATATGAACCGAAGCTTACTCAAGAGGAGCTCATGGACTCGTCCACGTTCAAGAGATTCTTAACGAGCATTGACAACATTTTAGACAACCTTGAAGATGTGGATTTCACCACCATGG cagatgacgACGAGATACCTCAGGAATTGCTACTTGGGAAGCACCAATTAAACGAGCTGGGCAGCGAATCCGCCAAAATCAAAGCCATGGGCATCACCGGCAGG ATACCATCGGACAAGCTAGTGAAGCTGCTCAATATTCTAGAGAAGAATATCATGGATGCATCTAAGCTCTCCACAATGATCAACCAC GATCACGATGCTGAGGATGAAGAGAGGCTGTGGAGGGACCTCATCATGGAGCGAGTGACCAAGTCGGCCGACGCCTGCCTTACGGCCTTAAACATCATGACATCGGCCCACATGCCAAAAGCTGTCTACATTGAGGATGTCATCGAGCGGGTGCTACAATATACCAAATTTCATCTGCAGAACACGCTCTACCCGCAATACGACCCTGTCTACAAAGTGGACCCACACGGAG GTGGCTTACTAAGCTCCAAGGCGAAGCGTGCCAAATGCTCTACACACAAGCAACGTGTCATCATCATGCTATACAACAAAGTGTGTGACGTTGTCAGCAACATCTCTGAGCTCCTTGAGATCCAACTGCTTACTGACACCACTATCCTccag GTATCATCAATGGGAATCACGccattttttgtggaaaatgtcAGCGAGCTGCAGCTGTGTGCTATTAAACTGGTTACAGCA GTATTCTCGCGTTACGAGAAGCACCGACAGCTTATTCTGGAGGAGATATTTACGTCACTGGCCAGGCTGCCCACAAGCAAACGCTCCCTCAGGAATTTCCG GTTGAACAGCTCGGACCAGGATGGAGAGCCTATGTACATCCAAATGGTGACTGCCTTGGTGTTGCAACTCATCCAGTGTGTGGTGCATTTACCCAATGATGGGGACTCAATAGAGGACCACGACAAG GTGGACCAAGATGTGCTGATTACCAACTCATATGAGACGGCAATGAGAACGGCGCAGAACTTTCTCTCAGTATTCTTAAAGAA ATGTGGCAGTAAGCAAGGAGAGGAAGATTACCGGCCTTTGTTTGAGAACTTTGTCCAGGACCTGCTCTCGACGGTTAACAAACCAGAGTGGCCCGCTGCAGAGTTGCTACTCAGTCTGCTTGGCAGACTCTTG GTGCACCAGTTTAGCAACAAGCAGACAGAGATGGCTCTACGAGTGGCTTCTTTAGATTACCTTGGCACTGTGGCTGCCCGCCTAAGAAAGGATGCTGTTACCAGCAGGATGGACCAGCGGTCAATTGATCGCATTTTACAGCAG TCTCAGGGTGGTGATGAAACACAGCAGCTGCAAAAGGCTTTGCTGGACTATTTGGAACAGAATGCTGATACAGATGCCTCATTATCA TTTGCCAGAAAGTTCTACATTGCCCAGTGGTTTCGGGATGCTACGACAGAGGCAGAGAAGTCCATGCGAAATCAGAACCCAAAGGACGACTACTCTTCGGAGGGGCCGCAGCACGCCAAGGAGATGGAGACCACGGGTGAGATCATGCAGCGAGCTGAAAATCGCAAGATGTTCTTGCGCAACATCATCATGACTACACCAGCTCATTTTGCCACATTAAA GATGAACTCTGACACTGTGGACTATGAGGACTCCTGTCTGATTGTGCGCTATTTGGCCTCCATGAGGCCGTTTGCACAGAGctttgatatttatttaacacag ataTTACGAGTCCTTGGAGAAAGTGCCATAGCAGTGAGAACTAAAGCCATGAAGTGTTTGTCCGAGGTTGTGGCCGTGGACCCCAGTATCCTAGCAAGG TCGGACATGCAGCGCGGAGTCCACGGCCGCTTGATGGACAACTCGACGAGTGTGAGAGAGGCAGCTGTGGAGTTGCTGGGCAAGTTTGTCCTTAGCAGACCGCAGCTCACTGAACAGTACTACGACATGCTCATAGAGAGGATACTA GACACTGGTATCAGTGTAAGGAAACGAGTGATCAAGATCCTGCGAGACATTTGTTTGGAGCAGCCTACCTTCAGTAAAATCACTGAGATGTGTGTCAGAATGATTCGCAGGGTCAATGATGAGGAAGGAATCAAG AAATTGGTGAATGAAACATTTCAAAAGTTATGGTTCACGCCAACGCCGGCCCACGACAAGGAGACCATGACCAGAAAGATCCTCAACATTACAGACGTGGTCGCGGCATGTCGAGACACTGGCTATGACTGGTTTGAACAACTTCTTTCCAAT CTTCTCAAATCTGAGGAGGACGCAGCATACAAACCTGCCAAGAAGGCCTGCGTTCAGCTGGTGGACAATCTGGTGGagcatattttgaaatatgaagAGTCTCTGGCAG AGAGCAAAGGTGTAAACTCCACCCGTTTAGTGGCTTGCATCACTACCTTGTACCTGTTCAGCAAAATAAGGGCTCAGCTCATGGTAAAACACGCCATGACCATGCAACCTTACCTAACCACCAAGTGTAAT aCTGACAATGACTTTATGGTCATTTGCAATGTGGCAAAAATGTTAGAGCTGGTGGTGCCTCTAATGGAGCACCCCAGTGAGACATTTCTTGCCACCATTGAGGAAGACCTTATGAAGCTGATCATCAAATATGGCATGACG GTGGTCCAACACTGTGTCAGCTGTCTCGGGGCTGTTGTCAACAAAGTGACTCACAACTACAAGTTTGTCTGGGCATGCTTCGATAAATTCTATC GTGCACTTAACAAGCTAAAGGCCCAGCATCAAGAAGATCCTAACAGCATGACGTTGATAGGAAACAAGCCTTTCTTATTGCGGTCGCTGTTCACCGTGGGTGCCCTTGGTCGACACTTTGATTTTGACCTAGAAGAATTCAAGGGCTCCACCAAG GTCATTATCAAGGAAAAGGTTTTGGAGCTTCTTCTGTATTTCACCAAGCATGAAGACGAAAAAGTCAAGACGAAAGCTATTATCGGTTTAG GCTTTCTCGTCATCATGCATCCCAGCCAAATGTTTATGCCTGAAGTGAAGTCCTTGTACAATGGCATATTGGCTGACAGTGCCTCGTCCATCAACCTCAAAATCCAGATCCTCAAAAACCTCCAGACCTACCTGCAAGAAGAAGACACCAGAATGCAAGAAGCAGACCGGGAAT GGAAAAAGCTTTCCAAACAGGAGGATCTGAAGGAAATGGGGGACATCTCTTCGGGGATGAGCAGCTCCATTATGCAGCTTTACCTGAAGCAGGTGTTGGAGGCCTTCTTCCACACACAGTCCAGTGTGCGGCACTTTGCGCTCAATGTCATTGCGCTCACTCTGAACCAGGGCCTCATTCATCCGGTGCAG TGCGTGCCTTATCTGATTGCCATGGGAACCGACCCAGAGCCCAGCATGAGGAACAAATCTGATCAGCAACTGGTGGAGatagacaaaaaatacacaGGATTCATCCAT ATGAAAGCAGTGGCTGGGATGAAGATGTCATTCAACCTGCAGCAGTCCATCGAGATGTCTCGGAGGACCATCATACGAGGTTTCAGACAAGACGAAACCCACTCGGCTCTGTGCTCGCATCTCTTCTCCATGATCCGCACCAACCGGCAACACCGGAGAGCATTTCTCATCTCGCTACTGAATCTCTTTGACGACAGCGCC AGAACCGAGGTGAACATGTTGCTGTTCATAGCGGACAACCTGGCCTGCTTCCCATACCAGAGCCAGGAAGAACCTCTCTTCATCATGCACCATATAGACATCTGCCTGTCAGTTTCTGGAAGCAACCTTCTTCAGAATTTTACTGAG CTTCTATTGAAAGAGCCAAGGcggaaggagaagaaggagaagaaggagaaaaaggtGAAGGAGTGGAAGAGTAGATCAGACGGGGAAGATGAGTACGAAAAAATTAACAGCGATTCCCCCGGGAGCGTCGAGGGACGCAATAGCGAAGACGACGACGTGGTACGGCAGCCCAAAAAGCCCAGAAAACCGATAGACGACTCCGAGAGCTCAGAAGAATCCGATCTGGACGATTTATGTCTGGATGATACAGACAGGGTTATGAAGCGTCTCCCAGACAATTCCGCTAGCCTCTTGGACTTTGCCAACTCTGTTCAAGGCATATTGTTGCTGCTGGTGCTCAAACAGCATCTGAAGAACCAGTATGGGTTCTCAGACGG GAAAATCCAAAAGTACTCCCCAACGGAGTCGGCCAAGGTATACGACAAGGCGGTGAACCGAAAAATCAACGTTTACTTCCACCCGCGGCAAACCCTCGACTTTATCTCCAACAACATGGCACGCGCCACGCTAACAGAAGATGTCAAGAGGCGTATCGTCAAACAGTATCTTGAT TTCAAGGTACTAATGGAACATCTGGACCCGGACGAAGAGGACGAGGAGGGAGAAGCGTCGGCAAGCGCCAACATCCGAAACAAAGCCATAAATGCCCTGCTGGGAAGCTCGGGGCCATTGATGGGGCCATTGATGGGACCCAGTCCACGCAACCAGGCGGGACCAGAGACAGACGACGACTACAGCGACGGCGACGAGCGCACACCAGGG TCCTCTCGGAAGTCGAGGCGAACGGGCGACCCGTCGGATCCCGGCCGGATGAACGAGACGGTGGAAGTAATGGACGTGATCGCCCTGTGCTGCCCCAAGTACAAGGACCGGCCGCAGATCGCCCGCGTGGTCCACAAAACCCCCAGCGGCTACGCCATCCACTGGATGGCGGGCTCCTATTCGGGGCCCTGGGCCGAGGCCAAAAGGCGCGACGGCCGCAAACTGGTGCCTTGGGTGGACACGATCAAGGAGTCAGACGTCATTTTCAAGAAGATTGCCTTGACCAGCAACCACAAACTAAGTAACAAAGTAGTGCAGACTTTACGCTCGCTATATGCAGCGCGGGAAGGAGGAGCAAGCTAG